The genomic stretch AAGGGTAAGAATGGATACCTAGCCTCCCGCAACTATTTTTAGATGAAATTTCCCCTCTAACGTTGAATGAAACACAACCAAGAAAATAAAAAGGGGAATGAAAAAGGGGATGCGGGAAATTTTATGTACAAACCTTAAAAATTGTGGAAACAATGTGAAAACAACTAAAATCCTAAACTAATTGTAGTGAGTCCCCACAATCGTAAAGTAGGGATAGGAAGCCTTGAATCATGAATCCTAAACTTAAACAGAGGGTTCTTAGCTTCATTAGGTTATATTTCCGGGCTGCACCAGCACGTGCCCctcccttaattttttttatagtttcatTGTTTCTTATAATATATCTTTGAAAATTGAGATGTCACAATTGTTCATTAACAAATATATATGATGTTTTGTcaaggtttttcttgtttttctttaCTTTTCAGTTTTATAATTTTTGAGAAGTTATTCTATCATATTTTGCTTTGGTAACTAGCTGTTACATGGGATCTATAAACTGTGGTTTTCCTTACATAGATATTTAGTAAATACGAAGCTTACTTCAAAACTGTAATGGGCAATTctgaatattaaattttatttttaaattcattgataTGATGGTCATGGAGCTAAAATCTATAATTTTCTTAAAAAGCTTAGTCCCATTCAAACCTAAATGCAACTACCATCCCAAATACTCTATTGTCTGTTTAACCCCCACATTACTACTGCTATTGGCTATTGCCACAACACACTGGCGTCTTTATTCTAGCCATAAATTCCTAGAAACGTATGGTATTAGTGAACACTTTAAGGAGGAAGCACACAATATATGCCCAATATTTACTAGGAGTATTCTGTTCTACAGCCTTCAAGTTATATGCAAACAAGCAACTGTCACAAAAGTAGTCTACAAATGTATGTAGAGCATTGCTTATTACATCGTTCTTTTTGACATGTTACTAATGTGTATAATAGTTATGCTTGATTAATTTCTCCAAGGTTTATAAACATAGGAAGTTTTATCCATGCAGGTGGTTGAAGATGATCCTAGATATTGGGAAGTGATGTCATCTGCATTGTCAGTTGGTTGGTTAGATATAGTGGTCAGTAAAGCATCCCACATTTTTAACTGCAGCATCTTATGTTCCATTGTAAATGAATAATTTCATTTAAGTTGGCTTTCAATTGCAGGTGAAAATGCTGCGGTTACACGGGTCTTACCAATTAGATCAGCTCAGCTACCGTGAGGTTGGTATAAAAATTATGAAAGTTTTATTTCACGATGCAATGAATTCACACATAATGACAgagatgttgatgttgttgttataaTCAGCATTCttaattgttgttgttcttgctgCTACTGctactattatatttatttatttatttatttatttatttatatttttctcgTCTTATTTTCTGTCCTCTTTTTGTTGTACAGTTAGAAAATGGACTGGTGGAGGCAGTTGCTGTTCTTATTTCCAAAATGCCCCGATTACGTCATGAATCAGCTGCTGGAAATTTAGGAGATTGTTTTAAATCCAAACCCGACTTTATCAAAGTATATCCAAATCCCGCAATACTTTAACATGCATTTACATCTGTTCAACACATTTACTCTCCTGTTATAAGATGGTGGTGTGTATTTCTATTTTATAGGCCTGGGAAAAGTGGAGGTCACAAATTACTAAACTAGACTGCAGTCCATTCTGGATTCAGTGTGATAATCAACAAACTCGTGAGGGCTTAAGAAACTTGCTACAAGTTATGCTGGGTAATAGTGAGAGTCTCTGCACAGCTTCATGTTACTGGATTGAGTTGTATGTTTCTCATTTTCTATACATCAGGCCATTTACGACCGtaagttttatttattattttgcaaTCATAACTTAAAAAATGTTctttacatatataatatattgttttttaaataatcTTCTTCATATATCTTTGTTAATTAATGGAATCTCTAAATAATTTCGGTGCCCCCCTTTTCTAAACAGGGAATAGAAAGCATGTATAATTTGGCCCAGAAATGCATCCAATTGAAACCACCGACTGGTACCCATAGGTTGACTGGACTTATGATTGGAATTCTTGCAGAAAATACAGaggtaataattaaaatttatttttcatgcttcattgttttttcttttcaagtattttggtcttgcttctgcTTGTTTTTTACGATTTTGTATCCAACCCTCACTTTCCCATTTTAAACTTGAATGACAATGTTGAAATGTCTTAGGTTGTTTTAGCAGAAATTTCCAGAGAATTTGGTCCTTGGTGAGttgtttctcttctcttgttaatttatttttgattgtTATTATTATGTGCATGTTTGGACTAGATTATTCTGCTCTCAAGAAGCTTACATTCAAAATATACAAACTTCAAAATTTAGTTTTCAACTGAAAATCTTAATTTTGGAGTAAAAGGACCAGTACTGATCATCCGCTGTACTACTCCCTGCTTTAATTGGGTTTGATAAAAATGTGACTTTTATTTATGTCATTTGTGTCAACAAAATAGGATGGTCGCACACGCCGTGGAATTGTTAACTGCAGGGAGTGAGCAAGCAGAGATTCTTCTACATGACGAGCGTTATAACTTGGGGGGAATCAGCATGATGGAACTACATCGGCTTGCATATGCTCAAGTTCTATCATCACATGCATTGACCTGGCAAGTAAGTGCAAGATAATCAAGCCAAAAACATCCTATTAATTTGATCTTGAATGAactatatttattattgatgaaCACCAAAACTTACTGTTGCACATACATGTCTTGGATTTTTACACGAGGTTGATAAATCTGAAAACTTGAAAAAGTAAGGATGAAATTGATGTTACATAGATATGATTAAGAAACTCCAGGAAACCTAAACAATCAAGGCCACgtgaaacattttttattttattttttataatgatGATTGCAGTTTTATCAATTCATAACAACAATATTTTATACAAGTAATCTAATTTGGTGCTCATGTTCACATATCTGCAGATAGCTCCAATATATTTAACATCATGCATGAAGCAAGGAATGGGCTTGCTAGAGAATTTATTGTACAGACAATCTGTTCAACATAACAACTTGTTGCTTAAGGTTATTGTTGCATCttaattttttcattttcaattcaaAAGTCTGAtccttattaattttttaatatgctTGTGAGTGACAGAAAAATTATTCTGATTCATGCAGAACATTGAGATATGCCGTTTGTACGGGCTTGATCATATCAGTTCAAATATCATGAAGGTAGCATGCATTCTTGATTTGGTTAACTGTTGCAAATACTATGGGTAAAAAGTTTGGAGATTAAAAATCTTCATCTTTTCGTAATGTGGTTCAGCACAATTAAATATGCATGTTTAATATATAGGTTGCTGGAGTCTATCACTGGAAGCATGGTCGTAAAGGTGCTGGAGTATATTGGCTTCAACAATCCCAAGATACAAACTGTCTTAATAGGATTGCGCAACAGTTATTTGATTCAGTTGGAAAGTCAATCTCTGATGAAAGCTTCAAAGTACTTCTTATACTCCTACATTAAAACTCCTGTGCAAATTATTTTACTATCTATTTGTTCATCTGTGGATATGAATTTCGTTTATAATTATTTCATTCTCTCATTTTACAATCCAATTTTTTACAGCAATGGGAAGGCATAATTGAATTATTGGGTTCTGAATCTAAGCCTGCTGGGGGTCTTGAATTTTTACACAAGTACGAACATCCTATTGTGACATATTTATCTTGTTTTCACACCTTTATCTAATTATTTTGCTCTAACATTTGTTAAATATTACATTCAGATATAGGGATTTCAAAAAATCCCTTCAGATGGTATTTAGTGGAAAATCAGCTGATGCTGCTCGACAAGCTGTAGGCTCCCTCATACTGGTATTAACTTATATTCACACTTCTACAGTTATGTTGTCCCCAATAGAGTAGTGTGCTGATTGTACAAACCAGTCATGTTACTTGCTTGGGTTCCTTCTATACTGAAttcaataaaacaataaatcatGAACGGAACAAGTACAGCCAAAGACACAATCAGTGCCAACAATCTGTTTTCTTTCCGCTGTTCAATTTTGGAGTGCATGTGGACAACTAAATTGGTGTATAATTGCTTGAAGAGTCATGAACGAATTAAAACAATATGAAAGATATTCTTTAGCTCTGTCATTGTGCAAAATGTATGCTATTCTTCCAAATTGAGTTTGGATTTCTGGGCAGAACTTTTGAAAGATATTGGATAAGTTAAAATGATTTTGCATCAAAAATATCTAAACTACATTGATAGAATCATATAAATTGTAAGTAAGGGTATCATGATACTTATTAGTTATACTCTAAATTTGAAAGAATATGTTTGTGACCCCAAACATTAGAATGAATGGCTTCAAAAAGAGACAGCTTGGTTATTAATACGACTAGGAAAAGAGACTCTAACATGTTTCCAAAGCTGGCCTGACTAACATTCTGAAGAGTAGACTCCAACTTTGATAGATGatgtatcattttcttcaatgtATGTAAGCTCGGATGATCTAGATTATGATGTTGTAGAGCAGGAAACTTGGTAGCATTATAGAATGTCTTTATAATGCACTAAGGAATGAGATTCACAAGACCGGGTGGAAGTAAATTGCTGAATATATTAGTGCCTGTATGATTTAGATATGGGGCTCCAAGGTTTCAGAAGAAGTGAAGGTTAGGGCACACTTTAATGTGTGAGACCGACAGTTTGCTTACAGAATTTAGATTTTAGGGGCAACGGTTACCATTTGAACAGAATTCAATAGTAGTAGGAAAGTGGTGAAGCTTGGTCATTACCAGTGGCTTGTAGCTTGAATTCATATCATAGAGTGAAACAGGGGGAATTTTGGACTGCAATAACTTAGAGAAAAGAGAGACATTGCCAAATAGGTGACCAGATgcaccaaaatccaaaaattcaGTATCTCTACAAGAGTAGAATGAGAAATTGAGAAAGGCAAACTAGATAGTTACCTGTATGGTCGGTCGACAATGACTGAAGGACATTCGATGGTCTGAGAGATTGAGACAACTGGCGACATCACCTTTAACAATCTATGATGAAAAAAAACCGTGTCAACAATCTTGATCGCGGCTGATCGAAAACTAGGGGTCCTCAACCTGAAGGCTCTCTTAGTCTAAGTTGAATACGGCAAGTGAATAATTTGTGTTTTGTTTCATGAATTGTTTGTACAATATTTATATTCAAGGTTAACATAATCATTCACTAAAATTTAGAGATTAAGTCAAGCTAACTATACATCAAATCAATTTCTTGTCTAATCTGAATAGAAACTTAACAGAGGCAAAGATGCCGTGTTAGCTGCCACAGCGGACTTGATTTTTGGAGCGACAATTGTGATCCAAAAAGATTGACAAGCATTTTAGTTTTTTTGGTGTTACTAGGTCTTCTATTATTCAATTATCCAGTTGATAATGAGTGTTCTGTTTTAAAGTGTGATACATATCTTTTCATTCCGCAGCTTATGAAAAATCCATCAACCCCTCAGCGCTTTTGGCTAACCCTTCTTTATGACTCGGTGAGTGGTTTTTATTTGTCTATCTTTTCTTATATAATGTTCATTGTTCTGTATAATCATATTGCTACATGTTAATGGGATCATCTTAATATCCCTTTcataattgtttttgtttttcttgctCGACCAAAACCCTGTGTTTTTATACTGACTTGAAATACCAGgaaatttatatttttcaatGATAAAGGTGTTGATTAATGTATACTTCCATACACTAAATGAACAGACCTCAAAAAATCCCTGAGATTCTTGTTTGAATGGGATTTCATTCGTGAAATATATATTCTTTCTTTATAAAGTAACTTACCAAACCATATATGGAAAGTAGAAAAAAATTATGATCACATCAGTTACAATCAACACATGTTATCTTAATGCATGTGCATGTTTGTTTGCCTCTCAAATCATGGTAGATCCTGTtatcatttgattttttttcaatattatttgTGATCACACACCAATGCATTTTACATGTGTTTTCTCACTCAATTACAATCAACACATGTTTTGTTAATGCATGTTTGTTTGCCTCTCATATCATTGTAGATCCTGTtatcttttgaatttttttctctcCATATTATTTATGATCAGTCACCAATGTATTTTACATGTTTAACGCGAGCTGTGATTTCTCACTCAAAATTACATGATTTCCTTGTTTGTTTCCTTTGGGAGGAGCAGTTGAAGTTGCTAAATTGGAAAGATAGTCCTCTTCTCAGCGTGTCTGAGACCCATCTTCTATTGAACAAACTTCAAGAGTTATCTTTAGCGCGGCAGCGCCCACAATTCTCGGAGCCTAGTTTACCCCCTCAAGCACTGAGTTCTATTAGGCTGGCTCTAGCCACAAATCTTGGCCGTGCCATACTTGATGAATAGGCTTACCATATACATATCTTAAGGGATGGATGAATAGCAATGTCATTCAACAGCATGTGTTGGCTTTCATAACACAGGTCGAAGGGGATGCTTGTAAATTGCTAGCTTTAATGGTTATTACCTGTTGTAATTTTTTCATGGACAGGCGGACAGTTTTCTCGGTTTGCCGATGTTGGGCTTTACTTAGTTTTATTTATCTTTTGAGGAATGGCAATCATGTATCAGCTAGATTTAAACCGGCTCTAATTTTGTATCTAATTTTGTATCTTCATTTTAAGAGTTAAAACTCAGAATAGCACTAGTTTAAACCATATTTACTCTTACTTAATTGGGGTTAATAGGAAAATTTGTCGCTCAGATTAATTGGCAAATAACACATTTACTACAAATCAAGTACAGATAAACCTTCTGTCAAAAATAAAAAGTACAGATAAACTATTGAGTAAAAAAGTTCAGACAAACCTTGACTCAATATAAGAAATGAGTTTTGAAAAGAAAgtcttttatataaatttataagtCCTGTAACTAAAAAGTAATAAGGTAGCAAACAATTAAACAATTGTGTTGGTATGTTTTTGTTCAGAATATACTGAGTTCTCTTGTCAACAACATTCAAGATAATTGTCAAAATATAATTGATATCTTATAATTGGTAGAATGCTGACTTATCccaatttgtttttgttttagactaaaattattacttttaaaaaaactaaCAAGAATTCATAATATTTGTGATATAAGACAATTTGTACTTCATTCTTAAAAGAATTTCAAATGTTCTAAACAGAAATACTACTTTATGGAGATATGATCCGGCGATGTCATGAAAAGTCTAAAAATCACTGCTTACACTTTCTTGAGGATGCAGTGCCATGTAGGCAGCCATGCCTCCATTATAAGACATACCCCATACCCTGAATATCTGTTTTTACCCTCTGAAGTGCATCTCTGAGAAGTACATTGCATTTCAATATCATGATATCACACTTTGATGAAAATGTAAATTGGTTCTGACAGTTAAATACTTACAAacaattaatattagtttaatgtGGAAAAGTGTTGAATATGGTCAAAGATAACTGATTTATAAAAACTGCCCTAAATTTTGAACATTAATACTAGTTTAATTTTTCTTGTTTTATTGAGTTGCCGTTTTCAGTTGTGGAGTACAAATAAGGAAATTTATCACCACATCTGAGAAAATATTCTATGAAAAATTCGAAATATCTTTGAAATATTGGAGATATATTTTCATACCCATTTAAAATTACACCAACAAAACGTTGCAAGATTCGGAGATAAATCTCCGGAATTCGAAAATGTGactttacaaaaaaatatatttttaactgacattttaaaaaaataaataaaggtgtATCACTTGTAACGGGATTTAGGATATGTTTGGAAATGCATTTTTAGAGTTTcagaatatttttatatttttcactcGGTATCCTAATAACGCATAAGGTTTATTAAGAAATTTCCTACAAATAATACGAGAATTTATTTGCCACCCCTCATTTTAAGTAGGGTGTTTTACCAAATCATTTATGTAAACTACcggttttttataaatttttggtACCGCAACGGAAATTTCATATAAACAccagaaatttaaaatttctgaTATCGGATATTTCAAATTTTCGGTATGTAGCAGCAGTTAAAATTAATACCGGAAATTTAAATATCCGGTATATGAAAAAATACCAGATATTTCAAATGTCTGGTGTGACTTTAGTTCATAAAATTACCGGAAATTTTCGGTATACACCAGAAATTTGGAATTTCCGATATTTATTTTCTACCAAAAGTTTGTGAAATTTTCGGGACGGGATAATGAATTTTGTAAAATTATCGAAAATTTTAAAATCTCTGGTAAATTGCgacggaaattttgaaatttccgataaATGGATACCGgaattttataaaaaacaaagaatttccGGTATTGGCCAAAAAGAAGTATCGGAAATTTGTTATGAGATCTGAaaatttgctttttgatgattttgacaacAGTAATTTAAAAATAGGGAGATGACATGTATAACCTAAGGGTGTCAAGATAATTTCTCAAATAATACCATAAGTGGAGGTTCAGAGGTAATGGCCTTGCCCACCTCGGCCCAGTGGGCTAAATGCATAGATAGGTTAGATCAACCTACttctatttttagaaaaaaataatcTCCCACCCTTATAATTTTACTTTCACTCCTAcaaaacttaaaaataatttcGATTCAACCAAttttacaatttaattattaataattgcaTATTTTCAGATTTGGAGAATTTTTTACCCCGCACAAGTTTTTTAATTTGTAAAGTGTTATGGTCGACTAAAATTTATAGGAACACTCCGTAGTAATCATCTAGTACATATATGCTGTACtggattatatttttttttggatagtTCACCGGATTACATTAAGTAAAGTAATTTAGTAtgtgtttttttagttttgaaaaaaaattctaattttcatttttacttttcttattatgttttttttattgatgTGGAGATCCCCTTTTATGTGATATAAATCAATTATGGGTAGACACCACATAGGTATTATCTACCGCTCAAGTTTGATATAAAAAACAAATTGTAGTAATGTGAGTTTGGAAGGATAAAATTAGACATAAAGTAACTGTCACCGTTACACGATCAAATACAGAGATTGAAAGAGAAAAATAAGTATGAAATTAATATTGGGTTGAGATAGAACTAACCAGAACAAGGAAATCGAAAGTTCAATACAAAATGATACTAAAAAATTATGGCTGTCCATTCAAAATCAGACCAACACCATCTAAAGATGGTTCATGATGGAAAATTATTGTAAAGTGTTGACTAGAAGAGGGATTAAGGAGAACCCTGACAATTGTCAGGTGATCATTGACATGAGGAGCCCCTTTAGTGTCAAGGAAGTTCAGCAAAGAACAAGGTGCTTGGCTGCCTTATCTCGTTTTCTTTCCTGTTGGGGTGACAAAGCATTCCACTTCTTTGCAAATCTAAATAAGAAGGAGGAGTTAAAATGAAAAACCGAATGCGATGAGGCGTTCGCAGAGTTGAAAATCTAATAGGCAACACCGTCCATTCTAACACGCCCTGAGACAGAAacacccttatatatatatatatatatatatatatatatatatatatatatatatatatatatatatatatatatatatatatatatatatatatatatatatatatatatatatatatatatatatatatatatatatatagtaatcaCCGATAGTGCGATGAGTCATGTATATGGTTATTTTGTATgatatttcatttatattaataTGGCTAGCAAAAAGTTACAATTTAAGTTTATGTGTATCGACGCTTCCATAAAATAAATGGAAGATGTATTATCATATTCTTAAAAATATCAAGAGGAAGGTTTTACAAAAAAGTATGAATCTTACAAAAAGTGTTGCacttgaaatgaatgttgagTCCATCTTTCCAACAAAAAGTCGTGTGATTATAAAAAACATTTTGGAGAGAACAATGAAGAACATGAAAATTAGTCACCTAaagattgttattgttgttgatataACAATTACTTCTTTGAAAAATAGATTTGAAGAATTGAAGACATTTGAAAGTATCTTTGGCTTTTTATATGATTCACAAAAGTTAAAGTTACTGAATGATATTGAGTTGAAAGAATATTGGATTAAATTCCACTCAACTTTTTGAATGGCAATTTATCGGATGTTAATGTAGATGATCTTTTCTCTGAATTAAGAATGTTACAATTTACTTTTCTAAATGAAACAATGTCTGCCATTGATATTCTTAAATTTGTCAAGCTTGCAAATTGCTATCCAAATGTATCAACTGCTTATAGAATTTTAATGACGGTGCCCGTGACTGTAGCATCAACagaaataattttttcaaaattgaaGTTGATTAAAGCCTACTTGTGTTCATCGATGTCAATAGAGAGATTAAATGGTTTGGCAACTTTGTCAATTGAGAAGGCAATGTTGGAGAACATTGATATTAATGTCATTATAGATGATTATTAATCTCAATATGCTCGAAGAAACCACTTCTTATGAATTTCCAAATAAAGATAAGTTTTTTGATATTTTGCAaaactattattatatattaaggCGTATTATGATAAATGAAATACATTATTTTTCTTAGTTTTGGCAAAAGGCCCATAAAATTTCAAGAATGGGGATGTATCTCATAAAGGTACGAGAATTAtctaataattttaaattcttaGAAGTAATATATGTGCCCAGGGAACAGAAATCTCGAGAAGATATCCTCTCAACGCTTGCTAGCACCAAGAAACCAGACCATAATCAGACAATTATACAAGAAACTCTAGCCGCCCCAGTATTGAAATTGAAGAAACTAACGCCACTGAAGTCGCCCCGACCACATGTTGGATGATGCCTATAATATGTTACTCTATTATAAAGGAGGTTGAGGTGAAGAAGATCTAAAAGCTCGCAAGATCCAAAAGCTCGCAGAATAATATACTCAGGTGTTcaaaaaacattacaaaatagGAAGGTTCTTCCCGCGTTAAGATGTCTGGGGAGGACAAAATAGAAAGGTTCGCCTTGGTCTTCAAAAAATTCCACCAAGGAACATGCAACAATCACATAGGCAGACGATCTCTTCCCGCAAACTATTGAGGGCGGGCTATTATTGTCCCACCCTAGTAAAATATAACATAGATTTTGTCAGAAAGACTAACAATTAAGTGCTAAATATATTTCAATCTATATCACACATTAAGTGGGACTCTTTGCTCTATCACATCGCCATATCCATTTTATTAGTGGGGCGCAGACATCCTGGTGGATCATTTCCCCTTGGTGCTAGGGAAATTGAAGTTTCTAATCGTCAGGATATACTACTCACAAAGGGAATAAAGGCGGTTGCAGTCTCCAAAATCACGACCGAGAGGGTTATGCGTTTTTATTGACAAATTATATGCAGGTTTGCCTACTCAAAATCATCATATCGGAAAATAGTATACAATTTGTTATTTCGGAATATCGACTAAGTTTATCTTAATTGTCCACCAACATGCCAACAGACATGCAGATGCAAAATCTCCCAAATAAGATTATATTAACCcggataaat from Vicia villosa cultivar HV-30 ecotype Madison, WI linkage group LG4, Vvil1.0, whole genome shotgun sequence encodes the following:
- the LOC131596083 gene encoding nuclear pore complex protein NUP85-like, whose product is MSPNSTGNGALVPFSGETNDSLAVYTLHHGLSCPISRVAISWSRGNSLRVSLFAEPSGSPDAGDGAKVVEVKLGGGDPEIDDADWRRIAYGSVAPFALLQSRRSSISALSKSPSAYHSDWWEHVLQYSKDITSLLTEPKLALNPIIEDPNEIVQNIEEPTCLKAAWELMEIFYVDKQSQAWLPERLVDWLADYDSLFTSTQETIHGKLVDFQNDLVNIQVVEDDPRYWEVMSSALSVGWLDIVVKMLRLHGSYQLDQLSYRELENGLVEAVAVLISKMPRLRHESAAGNLGDCFKSKPDFIKAWEKWRSQITKLDCSPFWIQCDNQQTREGLRNLLQVMLGNSESLCTASCYWIELYVSHFLYIRPFTTGIESMYNLAQKCIQLKPPTGTHRLTGLMIGILAENTEVVLAEISREFGPWMVAHAVELLTAGSEQAEILLHDERYNLGGISMMELHRLAYAQVLSSHALTWQIAPIYLTSCMKQGMGLLENLLYRQSVQHNNLLLKNIEICRLYGLDHISSNIMKVAGVYHWKHGRKGAGVYWLQQSQDTNCLNRIAQQLFDSVGKSISDESFKQWEGIIELLGSESKPAGGLEFLHKYRDFKKSLQMVFSGKSADAARQAVGSLILLMKNPSTPQRFWLTLLYDSLKLLNWKDSPLLSVSETHLLLNKLQELSLARQRPQFSEPSLPPQALSSIRLALATNLGRAILDE